From Anaerolineales bacterium, one genomic window encodes:
- the eno gene encoding phosphopyruvate hydratase, whose protein sequence is MNTMIESIHALEVLDSRGNPTVEANVILADGSWGRAIVPSGASTGVHEALELRDGDKKRYGGKGVTKAVENVNTTIAEALLGWDATEQRLIDMEMIGLDGTSNKENLGANAILGVSLAVAKAAASSLSLPLYRYIGGVYAHLLPVPMLNILNGGAHTGWQSTDAQEFMIMPLGAPTFAEGLRWGSEIYHQLRDVLKGRGYTALVGDEGGYAPALKANAEAVEVILEAIEKAGYKPGEQVAIALDPAASEFYDSKSGRYNLRREGKELNSEEMVAFWKEWIEKFPIVSIEDGLAQDDWEGWILMTKELGDKIQIVGDDLLVTNPDRVRMGIEEKACNALLVKLNQIGSLTETIEAVELCHRAGWSAVTSHRSGETEDATIADLVVALNMGQIKTGAPARSDRVAKYNQLLRIESELDEVGEYAGWQALKRANI, encoded by the coding sequence ATGAACACAATGATCGAATCTATTCATGCCCTCGAAGTTTTAGACTCGAGGGGTAACCCAACAGTGGAGGCAAACGTCATTCTGGCGGACGGCAGCTGGGGGCGGGCGATTGTGCCCTCGGGCGCTTCGACCGGCGTGCACGAAGCCCTCGAATTGCGCGACGGGGATAAGAAACGTTATGGCGGAAAGGGCGTAACGAAGGCCGTCGAGAACGTCAACACAACGATCGCTGAAGCGCTGTTGGGGTGGGACGCAACGGAGCAGCGCCTGATCGACATGGAGATGATCGGCCTGGACGGCACCTCCAACAAGGAGAATCTGGGGGCGAACGCGATCCTGGGCGTGAGTCTGGCAGTCGCCAAGGCGGCAGCGAGTTCTCTGAGCCTGCCACTGTATCGCTACATCGGCGGTGTTTATGCACACCTGCTTCCCGTTCCGATGCTCAACATCCTCAACGGCGGCGCACACACCGGTTGGCAGTCGACCGATGCGCAGGAGTTTATGATCATGCCGCTTGGCGCGCCGACGTTTGCAGAGGGACTTCGATGGGGATCTGAAATCTATCACCAATTGAGGGACGTCTTGAAAGGGCGCGGCTACACCGCACTGGTCGGAGACGAAGGTGGCTATGCCCCTGCCTTGAAGGCCAACGCAGAGGCCGTGGAAGTGATCCTGGAGGCGATCGAAAAAGCGGGTTACAAACCGGGAGAACAAGTCGCCATCGCGCTCGATCCGGCAGCTTCTGAATTCTACGATTCGAAAAGCGGCCGGTACAATTTGCGCCGTGAAGGCAAAGAGCTAAACAGTGAGGAAATGGTTGCCTTCTGGAAGGAATGGATCGAGAAATTCCCCATCGTATCGATCGAGGACGGGCTCGCACAGGACGATTGGGAGGGTTGGATCCTCATGACCAAAGAGTTGGGCGATAAGATCCAAATTGTGGGAGACGACTTGCTCGTCACCAATCCTGATCGTGTGCGCATGGGGATCGAAGAAAAGGCCTGCAACGCATTGCTGGTGAAATTAAATCAGATCGGTTCGCTGACGGAGACGATCGAAGCCGTAGAACTTTGCCATCGCGCGGGCTGGTCAGCGGTGACATCCCATCGCTCCGGTGAAACCGAAGACGCCACCATCGCGGATCTCGTGGTTGCTTTGAACATGGGTCAAATCAAGACGGGTGCGCCGGCGCGTTCGGATCGCGTGGCCAAGTACAATCAACTTCTTCGAATCGAAAGTGAGTTAGATGAAGTTGGAGAATACGCCGGTTGGCAGGCGCTGAAACGAGCCAACATCTGA
- a CDS encoding YtxH domain-containing protein produces MSDRDSDFGTFVSGFFIGGIVGAAVALLLAPQSGEETRTMIREKGIELRDQVEQTASETRARAEQLAREARERAEDLQKRGQVILEEQKSRIEEAVEAGKKATRRKPKTTKSKESETESKPKPKSKSKS; encoded by the coding sequence ATGTCTGACCGTGATAGTGATTTCGGTACCTTCGTTTCGGGATTCTTCATCGGAGGCATTGTCGGTGCTGCCGTTGCCTTGTTATTGGCGCCGCAATCTGGCGAGGAAACACGAACGATGATTCGCGAAAAAGGAATCGAGCTTCGTGATCAGGTAGAGCAAACGGCTTCCGAGACCCGTGCTCGTGCAGAACAGTTGGCGCGCGAAGCTCGCGAACGAGCTGAAGATCTGCAGAAACGCGGCCAGGTGATTCTGGAAGAACAAAAATCCCGCATCGAAGAAGCTGTTGAAGCGGGCAAGAAAGCCACGCGCCGCAAGCCAAAAACGACCAAGTCGAAAGAGTCTGAGACTGAATCCAAACCCAAGCCCAAGTCCAAATCAAAATCCTGA
- the mnmA gene encoding tRNA 2-thiouridine(34) synthase MnmA yields the protein MNSDKPRIAIAMSGGVDSSVAAALLVEQGYDVFAVMLRLWSTKPEFPNRCCTPKDAASAQSVASMLDIPFHKLDTKALFKENVVDAFTDAYARGITPNPCLICNRTMRWGFLLNKVREMGATHLATGHYARIQWLDGEHRLLRGKDRSKDQSYVLSVLRQSDLASTIFPLGDLRKREVRQHARRLNLPVAEKPDSQDLCFVSGGDYRDFLRQQDIPLPPPGPITDVDGTQIGTHDGLSNYTIGQRRGIGLSTPQALYVIEKQVASNTLVVGSRSVLGRKIFTTEPVNWIAGRPPDPSIPLVVRVRYKASETPAALHIRDDLSVEVHLAGPVPDITPGQSAVFYSGEICLGGGVILG from the coding sequence ATGAATTCCGATAAACCTCGCATCGCAATTGCCATGAGTGGAGGCGTAGACAGTTCCGTCGCCGCGGCGCTGCTCGTCGAGCAAGGATACGACGTGTTCGCAGTCATGCTGCGCCTTTGGAGCACGAAGCCGGAATTCCCCAATCGCTGCTGCACACCGAAGGACGCAGCCTCTGCACAATCCGTCGCTTCCATGCTGGATATTCCCTTCCATAAACTCGATACGAAGGCATTGTTCAAAGAGAACGTGGTGGACGCGTTTACGGATGCTTATGCACGCGGGATCACGCCCAATCCATGTTTGATCTGCAACCGCACGATGCGTTGGGGATTTCTGCTGAACAAGGTGCGCGAGATGGGCGCGACGCATCTCGCTACCGGTCATTACGCGCGTATACAGTGGCTTGACGGCGAACATCGATTGCTGCGCGGCAAGGATCGTTCGAAGGATCAGAGCTACGTGCTCAGCGTGCTGCGGCAGTCCGATCTCGCCAGCACCATCTTTCCACTCGGAGACTTGAGAAAGCGGGAAGTCCGCCAGCACGCGCGGCGCTTGAATCTGCCTGTTGCGGAAAAACCGGACAGTCAGGATCTATGCTTCGTATCGGGCGGCGATTACCGCGATTTTCTGCGCCAGCAGGATATCCCATTGCCACCACCCGGACCCATCACTGACGTGGATGGGACACAGATCGGCACTCACGACGGCCTCTCGAACTACACCATCGGGCAGCGCCGCGGTATCGGCTTATCGACCCCCCAGGCGCTCTACGTCATCGAAAAACAAGTCGCTTCGAACACCCTCGTCGTAGGATCACGCAGCGTGCTCGGTCGCAAGATCTTCACCACAGAACCGGTTAACTGGATTGCCGGCCGCCCTCCCGATCCATCTATACCGCTCGTGGTGCGCGTACGTTACAAGGCATCCGAAACGCCTGCAGCGCTTCATATTCGTGATGACCTGTCGGTCGAAGTGCATCTGGCAGGCCCGGTTCCCGACATTACACCCGGCCAATCTGCGGTTTTCTATTCCGGCGAGATTTGTCTCGGTGGAGGCGTAATCCTGGGATGA